Proteins encoded together in one Onychomys torridus chromosome 1, mOncTor1.1, whole genome shotgun sequence window:
- the Cdc42ep2 gene encoding cdc42 effector protein 2 produces MSTKVPIYLKRGSRKGKKEKLRDLLSSDMISPPLGDFRHTIHIGSGGGDDMFGDISFLQGKFHLLPGTAVEEAEEDGSFDLPFQFTRTATVCGRELPDGLSPLLKNAISLPVIGGPQALTLPTAQAPPKPPRLHLESPQPSPKSSPQEAGNVDIWRIPEAGSPHNGMSPEPEAEEPFLSHASSLLSLHVDLGPSILDDVLQIMDQDLGRVQIPT; encoded by the coding sequence ATGTCCACCAAGGTCCCTATTTATCTGAAACGTGGCAGCCGCAAAGGCAAGAAAGAGAAACTTCGGGACCTGCTGTCCTCAGACATGATTAGCCCCCCACTTGGGGACTTCCGTCACACTATTCACATTGGCAGCGGTGGTGGTGATGACATGTTTGGGGACATCTCCTTCCTGCAGGGCAAGTTCCACCTCCTTCCaggaacagcagtggaggaggctgaggaggatgGCAGCTTTGACCTTCCCTTCCAGTTCACTCGTACTGCCACAGTGTGTGGGCGAGAGCTCCCTGATGGGTTGTCACCTCTGCTCAAAAACGCCATCTCCCTTCCTGTCATTGGTGGTCCCCAGGCCCTCACCCTGCCCACAGCCCAGGCTCCGCCTAAGCCCCCTCGCTTGCACCTGGAGTCACCACAGCCTTCTCCAAAGTCCTCCCCACAGGAGGCAGGAAATGTGGACATCTGGAGGATTCCAGAGGCTGGCTCGCCCCACAATGGGATGAGCCCAGAGCCAGAGGCTGAGGAGCCTTTCCTGTCCCATGCCAGCTCCCTGCTGTCTCTGCACGTGGACCTGGGGCCTTCTATCCTGGATGATGTCCTCCAGATCATGGATCAGGACCTGGGCCGTGTGCAGATCCCCACATAG